The segment GGCGAGACGCGTTGCCTCGGTTCCTCCCGGCTTCGACCCTTATCTTGATCGCACCTCTCGAAAAAATTCAACACTCATCCGACCCTTCTTCAAAAAAACGACATGAGGCGAGTCGGACACGAACCATCACGCGACGGCGAGCGATCGGCGCCGCCTTGACCCTTCGACCGAGGCCGGTCAAGGTATTGCCTCAGCAAAGCGTTTGCCCGATCGAGGATGGCGAGCGTGTTTTCGCCGCGGTTGGAAGACGATTCGGGAGCGCCGTGATGCGAACCAGCAACTGCAACCGTCGGGCAAACCTTCAAGGGCCAGGGCTGCCGATGGCCCTGCTGATCGCGGTCTGGCTCGGCTCGCCATCCCAGGCGGACGACGAGAAGCATGCGGCCACCGCGCCGAGCGTTCTCGAACATGTCGTCGTTTACCGAGAGCCGGGACGCTTCGCCGGCTGGCCGGCCAATCACGGCATCTGGTCGTGGGGCGATGAGGTGCTCGTCGGCTTCAGTCGGGGATACTACAAAGACCTGGGCGATCGCCACCACATCGACCGCGAGAAGCCCGAGGACTACCTGCTCGCCCGGAGCCTCGACGGCGGCAAAACCTGGGCGGTCGAGGTTCCCCAGCCTCCCGGAGCGCTCGTCGGCACTTCCGGGATGAGGCACGGCGTCATGCCTCCCGGCGTGCCCGACGAAACATTGATCGACCTGGCTGAGCCGATCGACTTCACCCACCCCGACTTTGCCATGACGCTCCGCATGGCCGACGCCAACGGCGGCGTCTCGCGATGGTATTACTCCTACGATCGCGGCCGAACGTGGCGAGGGCCGCATCCGTTACCCCTGTTCGGTCAGCCGGGGGTGATGGCCCGTACCGATTACGTCGTCAACGGCCCCCGCGATTGCCACATCTTCGCCACCGCCTCGAAGCAGTCGAACGGCCGAGAGGGCCGCCCCTTTTGTGCCCGGACACGAGACGGCGGCCTGACCTGGGAATTCCTTTCCTTCATCGGTCCCGAGCCCGATGACGGCTACGCCATCATGCCCGGCACCGTTCGCGTCGGCCCGACCGACCTGGTGACAACCATCCGCCGGCGCGATTCGGAGCGAAGCTGGATCGACGCCTACGCCTCACACGACGACGGCCGCTCATGGACCTTCCTCGGCGAGCCCGAACCCAGTCTCGGTGCCGGGAACCCGCCGAGCCTCGTCCGATTGCCCGACGGCCGACTCGCCCTCATCACCGCCCATCGTGCCGAGCCGTACAGCATCCGAGCCCGTCTGAGCCAGGACAACGGCCGGACCTGGTCCGACCTCATCACCCTCCGCGACGACGGGGGCGGCACCGACATCGGCTATGTCCGCTCGGTCGTCCGCCCCGACGGCACGATCCTCTCGGTCTACTACTATCACGACCGAACCGGCCCCGACCGCTACCTCGCCGGCACGATCTGGGACCCGGGAAAACCGTGAGCCTCGTCTTCGATCAACGAAAGAGCCGGTCGTCGAGGAGGCATCGGCCAAGGGTGTCATAGGTCCTGACGATCGCCGAACGGTCGGGCTCGGGACCGACGGCTTCGAGGATGCGCCGGGCGAGCGGGCCGCGATCGAGGAGCAGTTCCAGCGGCTCCTCTGCTTCGGAGATCAAGCCCGTCGTGGTTCGGAGCGAAGCGAAGAGCCGTCGCCAGAGCCCTCCGGCGTCGATCGCCACGTCGAGTCCAAAGCAATCACGATACGCGGGATCGTCAATCCGGGCTCGCTCGCCGTTGCGGAGACAATCAAGGAAGATCGGTTCCAGCACCTCGACGGGAATTGATCGTTGCGTCTCGGTTGAGGACCAGCGTTCCTCGACCAGTCCCCGCACCGCTTCGACCACAAGCGACGCGATGGCCAGGTCGGCCCTTGGGCATTCCTGCACGTCGAGCAGGCGAATCTCGATTGCCGAGCGGTCGAACCGGGCGATCGCGCCTCGGGCGTTGAGCCACTCGTGGCGGAGGATGCCTTCGGGATCGAGCGGGGCAATGGCGGCGTACATCGGTTCGAAGATCAGGCGATTGTACTCGGCCCGCGAGAAGGCCGGCTCGGGAATCACACGGCAGGTCACTTCGGGAACCCGTCGGCAATTGTGCCGGTAGAATTCCAGACGCGTGTCGAGCAGGCCGCTGATGCGCCCTTCGACGATCGGCGAGCTGGCGGCCAGGGCCGGGAGGATCGGCAGGATCAGGCGGATCGCCGCGTGAAGCCGGGCGAACTCCTCATCGCCACAGAACGGCAAATTGATGTGCATGCTCTGCAAATTCGACCAGCCGTGCCCCCGGCAGTCAAAGATGCGGTCGAACGTCCGATAGATCGGGCCGAAGTCGTGCGGCCAGAGTTTCGCCTCGGTGTTCGGGTCCATCAAGGGGTGCATTGCCGTGGGCAAGAGGCAGGCACCCATCGGCGCGAGGATCGCATCCATGCGGCCGAGATGCTCCTGGAATTGCCCGGCGAGGCCCGACAGCGACGCCACCGGCTCGGTCGTCTTCAGCTCGACGACGTGCGCGGCCAGTTCGTTCGACCAGGAGATCGGGCCGAGGTCCACCTCCGATTCGGGTTCGCCCGAGGGGCTGACACTGGCCAGCAGACGATCGGCGATCGGCCGGACGGCGAGCGTTTCCCGATCGACAATCATGTATTCCAGTTCGATCCCGAATCGCTCGAACAGATGAAAGCTCATGGTCGGGAATTCCCCCCGCCGTAGCCGGCCTTGCGGCGCTCGATTCGGCGAAGGAAGACATCGGCCAGACGACGATACAGGTCGTCGCGGAGGACCGCGTCCTCGACTCCCGCCTCAATGTTCGGGTTGTCGTTGACCTCGATGACCGTGAACTGATCGCCCGATTGCTTCACGTCCACGCCGTAAAGTCCGTCGCCGATCAGCTCGGCGGCTCGGGTTGCCAGGCGAACGGCCTTGCGTGGGGCCAGTTCCACCGGCACGGTTTCAAACTTGCCGTAGGAACTCTTGCCCGAGGCATCGCGCTTGATAATCTGCCAATGCTTTCGCGCCATGAAATACTTGCACGCGAATAAGGGTTGGCCATCGAGAATGCCAATGCGCCAGTCGAACGTCGTGGGCAGATACTCCTGCGCGACCACAAGATCGGATTCTTTCCAGAACCTTGCCAGCTCGTCGCGCAGGGCTTCAGGCGTTTCGACCTTGATGACCCCTCGCGAGAACGAGCTGTCCGGCTGTTTCAGGACGCAGGGGAGGCCGATTTGTTCGAGCACCTCGTCCACGTTCTCCTCGTGGGCGACCAGCGTTTTCGGGGCCGGGATGTTGTGGTGCTTGAGCAGTTCGGCGAGATAGACTTTGTTCGAGCAGCGGACGATCGACTCGGGATCGTCGATCACCACCAGTCCTTCGCCGGCGGCGCGTCGGGCGAAGCGGTAGGTGTGGTGGTTCGGCGCGGTCGTCTCACGGATGAACAGGGCGTCGAACTCGGCGATCCTGCCGTAATCTTCGGGGCCGATGACCTCAACGGCCAGGCCCACCGCCTCGGCCGCTCGGGTCAATCGCTGCAGCGCCTTCTCATCGGAGGGGGGCTCGGCCTCTTTCGGATTCCGGAGAATCGCCAGGTCGTAGCGCGAGGCCGCCCGGCGGCGGATCGACCCCCTTCGGCCGGCGAAAAACTCGCGGGCCGCCTCGGCGACGAACGGCCAGTGCGGCTCGGGAACCTCCCGAGCCCCGATCGCCGCCACGCTCCGAAGCTGCCAGCGGTCGTCGATCTTCTTGAACTGGGCCCGCAGCATGGGGGCTCGAAAGGAATCGAACAGGTGGCGGCTCAGTGTGTCGTACCGCTTGGCCAGGTTGCGGCCGAAGTAGACGCTCAGGGTGAACGCGTCAGACTGCAACGGATGCAAGTCTTTTTGAATGCGGTCGTCAAGATCTTCCCCCAGCAACCGAACCATCGCGGGGGATTTCATATCCTGAATCGTTGTGATCGAGGGCAAGGGCCGATGCCCCCGCGCCTCGGCCAGGAGCGAGACATAATACCCGGCACTTTGATAGCGATACGATTTGCACAGATTAAACAGCCTGGCGTTACGGAGCCCGGCGAATCGATCGCCGGTCAGGTACGACCAGGCATCGACGACCTCGACCTCGGGCAGCTCGGAGGGCCAGTCCGTGGTGTTGTCGGTTACGATGAGCGTCGGCACGAGGCGGGTCCTTCCACTCGCGGAAATCAGGGCCGATCAGCGGCCGGCGCGCCGGGGCCGGACGATGAGCAGGTTGGCGTCGTATGTCACGATCCCGAGCATAATGGCCGAGAGCACCCGGTCCATCCCTTGCACGTAATAATGGTCGGCTGCCAGCGGGTTGGGCCAGAGCGGGTCGGCCAGCATGACGTCTCGCGTCTTATGGTCATATCCGCAAAGAACGACGAAGTGCCCGGCCGGTTCGCCTCGGATGTCGTCGTGGTCCGACTTCGGGCCGAACTCGCGGGGCATCCGGTACAGGTACGTCGCCGAGAGGCCGGTGAGGATCGGCACCTGGCGTTCCAGATAGTGCCGGATCAAGGCCCCGTTCAGGTCGCGCATCCGGATGCGTCCGCCAAGGCGAAGGAACTCCAGATAGGCCCCGGTGGCAATCCGCAGCTTTGCGTTCTCCTTGATCGCCGCCTGGGCCTTCAGTTTCTCGGCCAGGTGGGGAGCTTCGGGTGTGAACCAGGTGGGGTCGAAGGTGCGCAGGTCGTAGGTGTAGAGCGTCGCCTCATAACCCCGCTTCAGCGCATGATTGCCGAGCAGGACAGCCAGAGTCCCCCCGCCTTCGAGCTGCGGAATTTCCCGGATGACCTGCTCCAGGGGAATCTCGTCGCCGAAGTAGCTGTAGACGGCATCAAGGCACGTCGGCCCGCACGTTACGTCGTCGGGCTGCGGCTGGATCTCAAACGTCAGGCGCGTTTCCACCGCTCGAAGTCCTCGACCGGCAATCGGTCAGGGCGGCTCGCTCGGCCAACATCCGGGCGACTGGCGACCCTGGTCCTTCTCCCTTTCGATTGTACGGTGCCGACGCCAAAAAGAAGCGCGCTGAGTCCCGACGATTCGAGCCTCTCGGTCATTTCCTCCCTCCGGCGGCCGATCGGGGGAAGAAAACCGTGTCGAGGCAGGCGATCAGACGTCGACCGGCACTCGCAGCCGGGGTGCCATCGAGCGCCGGGCGTCGTTCGACGGCAGCACTTGGAAGGCTCCAACGGATCAAGGCCGATCCGTGCCAGGCCTTGATCCTGATGGTTCCGGCCGGGTCAGTCGGTCGCCGGCTTTCCCGGATCGGACAACGCCCTGGCTGCGCCGAGGGCCACCATCACCCCGGTCAGGGCGTGGGCGACGATTCGAGCACGCGGGTCCTCAGCGATTGGCCACGTGGTCCTGGCGTCCTGAACGAGCAGCGGGCTACCCAGTTCGTAGAGCAGCGCGGCCAGCAGGCCGCCGACCGCCCCTCCCAGGATGGTCCGACCCAGCTCGTCGGGATCCCCCTGACCAATGCCGAAGGCCAGGCCCCCGACACCTCCCAGCACTCCCCAGAGGATGGACCGGGTACTCAGCCGCGCGAGCAGTTGCGGAGCATGCGGGTCGATGTTGTTCACAACCAGGGTAAACAGGCCGAACGCTCCCAGTCCGCAAAGAACGGCTCCCACGATCCCGCCGATCCCCGCCCCGAGCCCCGCCGTCGGAATCGAGCCGCCACTGGAGGCACCGGCCAGGCCGAGCAACAGCCCGAGCAACGCTCCCTGCACGGCGTAGGTCAGGGTCGCGTCGAGCACCAAACCGCGCCGTTCCTCGACCGTTCTCCGCTCGCCGTCGTCCGGATCAAGCGAGGGGTCCGCCGCGGCCCCGGGCTTCTCGACCGGAGCGAAGAGGCCAACCAAGGCCTCGCCCGCGGTCCCGCTCAGACTGGCGGCGACAATGCCGGCCACCAGGGCGGCGAGGGTCGGCGGTACGCCCCGGCGTTTCGGTGCTGAAACAGGATTAGAGGCGAAATCGGAACCGAACTCGGCGTGGTCCATCGTGGTCGTCTCCGCGGTGCCGATCGTTCGTAAGCCGGCATCCGCATGGGTCGTGTCGTGTCGCGTCGCATCGCATCACAACTGAACTTCGAGGAACGCCGAGGCCCGACGCGATCCGATCCGGGGCAGCCCCCTCGAAACACGACTCGACACACGCTCCCCGCCTTGGCATGGCATTGGGCCGTGATCGGTTGCCAACGCTCCGATGCAACCGGGAATCCGCCGGCACCACCTTTTCCGGTGGCCGATCCGACCCGATTGGTGGCAGGCTCGCCCTCATTTCTCGGCCCAAACCACGGCATGATACCAAAACGCTCGAAACCATTCTTCATCCGAGCGGAGAGGGCCGGGGTCCACGTCACTCGCACCATGAGCCGCGACCTCCGCGACGGAGGGGCACTCCACGGAACTCATCCAGTCCCGTGAACAGTCTTTTGAGCAATAGTTCGTGATGCCATGCGTTTTATGGGCTGGGATTCTGGCGGTGATGCCTTGCTGGCCCCGAAGTCGGGATTCATGATCGAATGGAGCGCGGCCTCATGACGCGACACGCGGGGCGTCGATCACCTGTGATCGGCCCCCGGAAGGCGCTCGCCGTTCCGTTCCGTTTGGTGCGATTCCAAGGGACCTTCTTGTGGCAGAAGCGCGGAGCAACACCGATCGTCGGGCCGGCAACGTTCGGTGTTGCTCCGCGGCCTCTGCTGGGGGCTGCCGATCGTCGTGATTCTCGGCCTCGCCGGCGCCTGGTGGGCCTCGGCCCGTCGCGGCACGATCGAGCTGGACCGGGCGAATCGCGAGCTGGCCACCGGTCAATTTGAAGCGGCCCGAACTCTCGCACGCCGACGCCCGCGCCGGGCTTGATCGATCCCGAGCCCTTCCTGAGCCTGCGAACCCCGAGCCCGGCCGATCCTTGGCCAATCTGATCCTCGAAGACTCATCTGCTGATGCACCCCTCTCGGTCGCCTCATCCCTCGCGGTCAAGCCGAAGAGCGCGAGGTCCTTGACACCGAACCGGCGACGGATGTTCTCCATCTCGGATGTCAACCGATCGAGGACCGCTTGCCGGGTCATGCCGCCTGCTCCGCCCGATGGCGGGGTATTTGGGGCTCACGATGATCCTGGCATTCAATCAGAGTTGTCCTCGCCTTGCACTCCCTCGGGTTTCTCTCCGCCCCGGATTGCTCGGAGTTCGTCGAGGATGGCGTCGAGCTTCCGTTCGAGGGATTCGATGCGTTGATCCGGGGTCGGCCCTGCGGTCGGCCGCTGCTCGAAAGGATTGCGTTGATCCGGCGTCAGTTCAAAAGGACTGCGTTGATCCGGGGTCGGGATGAATGGATCAGAGCTACGGGCCTCGCCTTCTCGGGCGCGGTCCAGTTCGAAGGGAGAAGACTCAGGGCCGATGATCCGCTCCTCGACGATCTCGACTTCGGTCGGTTCGGGACCGATGATCCGCTCCTCGACCACCTCGGGCGGGTTCTTGAGGGCTGTGACGAGGCGGCGAATCTGTTCGAGCCGCGTGCGGACCTCGTCATGCACTTCCGCCGTATGGCGGATGACCATCTTGCTAGTTGAGGGAAGCGGGATGAGCACTCCATCGGGAAGCGTGTCCCCGGGGGGGACCTCCTCACC is part of the Tautonia marina genome and harbors:
- a CDS encoding sialidase family protein is translated as MRTSNCNRRANLQGPGLPMALLIAVWLGSPSQADDEKHAATAPSVLEHVVVYREPGRFAGWPANHGIWSWGDEVLVGFSRGYYKDLGDRHHIDREKPEDYLLARSLDGGKTWAVEVPQPPGALVGTSGMRHGVMPPGVPDETLIDLAEPIDFTHPDFAMTLRMADANGGVSRWYYSYDRGRTWRGPHPLPLFGQPGVMARTDYVVNGPRDCHIFATASKQSNGREGRPFCARTRDGGLTWEFLSFIGPEPDDGYAIMPGTVRVGPTDLVTTIRRRDSERSWIDAYASHDDGRSWTFLGEPEPSLGAGNPPSLVRLPDGRLALITAHRAEPYSIRARLSQDNGRTWSDLITLRDDGGGTDIGYVRSVVRPDGTILSVYYYHDRTGPDRYLAGTIWDPGKP
- a CDS encoding carboxylate-amine ligase, translating into MSFHLFERFGIELEYMIVDRETLAVRPIADRLLASVSPSGEPESEVDLGPISWSNELAAHVVELKTTEPVASLSGLAGQFQEHLGRMDAILAPMGACLLPTAMHPLMDPNTEAKLWPHDFGPIYRTFDRIFDCRGHGWSNLQSMHINLPFCGDEEFARLHAAIRLILPILPALAASSPIVEGRISGLLDTRLEFYRHNCRRVPEVTCRVIPEPAFSRAEYNRLIFEPMYAAIAPLDPEGILRHEWLNARGAIARFDRSAIEIRLLDVQECPRADLAIASLVVEAVRGLVEERWSSTETQRSIPVEVLEPIFLDCLRNGERARIDDPAYRDCFGLDVAIDAGGLWRRLFASLRTTTGLISEAEEPLELLLDRGPLARRILEAVGPEPDRSAIVRTYDTLGRCLLDDRLFR
- a CDS encoding RimK family protein; its protein translation is MPTLIVTDNTTDWPSELPEVEVVDAWSYLTGDRFAGLRNARLFNLCKSYRYQSAGYYVSLLAEARGHRPLPSITTIQDMKSPAMVRLLGEDLDDRIQKDLHPLQSDAFTLSVYFGRNLAKRYDTLSRHLFDSFRAPMLRAQFKKIDDRWQLRSVAAIGAREVPEPHWPFVAEAAREFFAGRRGSIRRRAASRYDLAILRNPKEAEPPSDEKALQRLTRAAEAVGLAVEVIGPEDYGRIAEFDALFIRETTAPNHHTYRFARRAAGEGLVVIDDPESIVRCSNKVYLAELLKHHNIPAPKTLVAHEENVDEVLEQIGLPCVLKQPDSSFSRGVIKVETPEALRDELARFWKESDLVVAQEYLPTTFDWRIGILDGQPLFACKYFMARKHWQIIKRDASGKSSYGKFETVPVELAPRKAVRLATRAAELIGDGLYGVDVKQSGDQFTVIEVNDNPNIEAGVEDAVLRDDLYRRLADVFLRRIERRKAGYGGGNSRP
- a CDS encoding C39 family peptidase, whose product is METRLTFEIQPQPDDVTCGPTCLDAVYSYFGDEIPLEQVIREIPQLEGGGTLAVLLGNHALKRGYEATLYTYDLRTFDPTWFTPEAPHLAEKLKAQAAIKENAKLRIATGAYLEFLRLGGRIRMRDLNGALIRHYLERQVPILTGLSATYLYRMPREFGPKSDHDDIRGEPAGHFVVLCGYDHKTRDVMLADPLWPNPLAADHYYVQGMDRVLSAIMLGIVTYDANLLIVRPRRAGR